A window of Mycobacterium bourgelatii genomic DNA:
GGTCCGAGCGCAGCCGCGCGCCTGGTCCGCGAGCTCGTCCGAAGCGGGACGAATCTCTATACGCTGCTGGCTATTTCGGCGGCGAGATGGCCTGACCGGACCGCGATCATCGACGACGACGGCGCGCTGAGCTACCGCGAGGTGCAATCGATCACCGAGGCGCTTGCCGACGAACTCCGCCGAGCGGGGGTGGGGCCGGGGCATGCCGTGGGCGTCATGTGCCGCAACGGACGCGACTTTGTCGCCTCCGTATTCGCCACGGCCCTGGTGGGTGCGGACGTAGTTCTGGTCAACACGGAGTTCCGCAGCGACGCGCTCGGCGGTTCCCTCAGTTCCCATTCGATTAGAACGATGTTCTGCGACAAGGAATTCGCTGACCAGATCCACGAAACCGGGCAGCAGATACAGCTTTTCGATCCGCAGGAGTTCCCGGCGCAGGCCGCCGTTGCGCGCCCGAAGGTGGCGCCGGCCGGCAGAATGATCCTATTGACGTCAGGGACGACGGGTGTGCCCAAGGGGGTGCCACGCACACCAAAGGTGAGTTCAGGACTGGGCGTGGGTGTGACGATCCTCGAACGCACCAGATTACAGGTCGGATCTCGAGTTGGCTTGGCAGTTCCGATGTTTCACGGGCTGGGCTTCGGCATCTTGATGCTCACCGTGGCACTGGGTGGCACCGTGCTCACGCATCGCCGTTTCGACGCCGAGACCACGCTCGCCCAGGCCTCGCTGCAACGCGCCGATGCGCTCAGCGTGGTACCGATCATGCTGTCCCGCATTCTGGACCTGCCCCAGCGGGTACGTGCACGGAATCCGTTGCCGTCGCTGCGGGTGGTGATCTCCAGCGGTGACCGGCTCGATCCCAGCCTGGCGCGCCGGTTCATGGACGCCTACGGCGACGTGCTGTACAACCTCTACGGTTCCACCGAGGTCGGAATCGGTTCGCTGGCAACGCCGGTCGAGTTGCGTCGCTCCCCGGAAACGGTGGGCCGACCGGTCGCCGGATGTCCGGTCCGCATCTACGACAGGCGCGGTCGGCCGGTAGGACGGCGGGTCACCGGACGCATCTTCGTCGGCGGCGCAATGGGATCCGACGGATACACCGGCGGTGGCTCCAAGGCCGTCATCGATGGGATGGTCAGCACCGGTGACATGGGTTACCTCGATGATGCCGGTCGGCTGTATATCGTTGGGCGCGAGGACGACATGATCCTTTCCGGCGGGGAAAACGTATACCCGCGGGCATTGGAGAATGCCCTGGCCACCCACCCCGACATCGCCGAGAACGCGGTCGTCGGGGTGCCCGACGAACAATTCGGGCACCGGCTTGCCGCCTACGTCGTCCTGAAGGCGGACCGGGCCGTCGACGTGCCCGCATTGCGAGAGTTCCTGAAGGGCAAGGTGTCTCGTTTCGAGCAGCCGCGGGACATCCACATCGTCGAAAGCATCCCGCGCAATCCCGCCGGCAAGGTAATACGCCGGGAGCTCACGCGCTGAGCGGCTCGGCGCAATTCCTACTCGGATTCTTCGAGTTCCTCGGATTCGCCGGGCTCTAGGGCGATGACCGTGTTGTTCAACCACTTCGGCGCCAGCACCGACAGTACGGTCGCCCCTGCGGTGGCACCGCCGACCCCGAGCCAGGCCACCGGCCCCAGCGGCGTGCACCCGAAGAATTGGCTCAGCCCCGGTGTTTGGATGATGCCGATCAGCGCGCCCGCGCTGCCCAGTGCCGTCGCCACGACGAGCGGACTGTGTTGTCGGGTGAGCAGCGTCTGCGCCAGCTGCGTCGTCACCAGAGCGGTCAGTCCCATTGTCGCCGTGCGCCTTTCCGTTCCAGGCGTCCAGCGTCCGATGGTCCAGGCGGCAGTCGCCCCGGCGGCCGTGACCACGCCGCGGTTGACGATCTGGCGCATCAATGGCGCGTCCAATGAAGGCCTGGGACCCGTCAGCACCGCACGGCGATGGGCACGGCGTGCCTCCTCGGCCTCTTCCTCGGTGTCGTACTCGGCCTCATCCGGCTCGGCGAACTGCGACGTCACGGCGACCGCCAACGCGGGGAACATGTCGGTCAGCAGGTTCACCAGCAGCAGCTGACGCGTGCCGATCGGCGCCCTACCGTTGCCGAAAGCCGTTCCTAGGACGGTAAACATCACCTCGCCGACGTTGCCGCCCACCAGGATCGTCACCGCGTCGCGCACGCCCGCCCACATGCCCCGCCCCTCGACCAGTGCGTCGATCAGTACGCCCAGGTCGTCGTCGGTCAAGACGATGTCGGCAGCCCCACGCGCGGCGGAGGAACCGCGGCCGCTGACTCCGATGCCCACATCGGCCATCCGGATCGCCGCTGCGTCGTTGGCGCCGTCGCCGACCATGGCGGTCACCCGCCCACAGCGCTGCAGCGCCGCCACGATCTGCACCTTTTGCTCCGGGCTGACGCGAGCGAACACCTGAACGTCCGCAGCGAGTTTGGCGCAGGCGTCTTCATCCAGACCGGCGATTTCGGCACCCGTGACCACTCGGACGTCCGCCGGCAGCCCCAACTGGCGGGCGATCGCCCGCGCGGTGACGGGGTGGTCGCCGGTGATCAGCACGACGTTGCGGTCGGCGTCCAGCAAGGCTTCGATCAGGGGACGCGACGACGCCCGCGCGGTGTCCGCCAGTCCTACATAGCCGAGTAGTTCGAGGTCTTTGGCGGCCTCGTCGACGGCATCGGCATCGGTGTCCTCTTCCCCGGTGGTCCCGTTGTCCCACGGGCGTTGCGCCACCGCGAGCACTCGTAAGCCCTGCTCGGCGAGCTCGTGCACCAGCGTCTCGGCGTGTTCAATCTCGGTGTCGGGATCGGCGAATCGGCAGCGCGGCAGGATCTCCTCCGGCGCGCCCTTGACCATCAAGATCGGTTTCGTGCGCTTGGCGCTCGCCGTGCCTATCGTGGCGGCGTAGCCGCGGCTGGACTCGAATGGCACCTCTGCCAGCACCGTCCAATGCGAATCACCTTGCCCGTTAAGCGAACTCGCCGCGGTGATGATCGCTTCGTCGGTGGCATGGGCATGTCCCTCGCCGTTGTGCGGCTGGGTCGATGCGCGCGCTGCGGCTCGCAGTATCTCGGGGTCGGGTTTGTCGGGCAGCGGATCACCCGGGGCGGCGTC
This region includes:
- a CDS encoding AMP-binding protein; the protein is MTAGVVGTAARAVLLSGLLGPPGPSAAARLVRELVRSGTNLYTLLAISAARWPDRTAIIDDDGALSYREVQSITEALADELRRAGVGPGHAVGVMCRNGRDFVASVFATALVGADVVLVNTEFRSDALGGSLSSHSIRTMFCDKEFADQIHETGQQIQLFDPQEFPAQAAVARPKVAPAGRMILLTSGTTGVPKGVPRTPKVSSGLGVGVTILERTRLQVGSRVGLAVPMFHGLGFGILMLTVALGGTVLTHRRFDAETTLAQASLQRADALSVVPIMLSRILDLPQRVRARNPLPSLRVVISSGDRLDPSLARRFMDAYGDVLYNLYGSTEVGIGSLATPVELRRSPETVGRPVAGCPVRIYDRRGRPVGRRVTGRIFVGGAMGSDGYTGGGSKAVIDGMVSTGDMGYLDDAGRLYIVGREDDMILSGGENVYPRALENALATHPDIAENAVVGVPDEQFGHRLAAYVVLKADRAVDVPALREFLKGKVSRFEQPRDIHIVESIPRNPAGKVIRRELTR